A region from the Benincasa hispida cultivar B227 chromosome 12, ASM972705v1, whole genome shotgun sequence genome encodes:
- the LOC120067795 gene encoding metalloendoproteinase 1-MMP has product MLPFFRYSLFFFYIFSSVFLFSPVFPARTLPDFTTLDADNNYGWRNFARFLDAGKGTEVNGMSELKKYLNRFGYLPIPPQNNFSDFFDDQFLSALILYQNRLGLSVTGKLDSETIASIISPRCGMSDLIKINNNTTTTTTTIHSTRRYAFFNGQPRWIRSSTLTYALSPDYTIEYLTPSEIRKVIRRSFSRWSAVIPLNFTESSDYESSDIRIGFFRGDHGDGEAFDGVLGVLAHAFSPENGRLHLDAAERWAVDFEKEKSKVAVDLESVVTHEIGHVLGLAHSTVKESVMYPSLSPRGKKVDLRIDDVEGIQVLYGTNPNFKLKSFLESEKSIDSGSSSSNDANFFFLLVFYLLILVWSLFS; this is encoded by the coding sequence ATGTTGCCGTTTTTCCGTTattccctcttcttcttctacatttTTTCCTCTGTTTTTCTCTTCTCCCCTGTTTTTCCCGCCAGAACTTTGCCGGACTTCACCACTCTCGACGCCGATAACAACTACGGGTGGAGAAACTTTGCTCGTTTTCTCGACGCCGGCAAAGGCACTGAAGTGAACGGCATGTCGGAACTGAAGAAATATTTGAATCGATTCGGTTACCTTCCGATTCCTCCTCAAAACAACTTCTCCGATTTCTTCGACGATCAATTCCTATCAGCGTTGATTCTGTATCAGAATCGCTTAGGTTTATCTGTCACTGGAAAACTCGATTCCGAAACAATCGCAAGCATCATATCGCCGAGATGCGGAATGAGTGACCTaattaaaatcaacaacaacacaacaacaacaacaacaacgatTCATTCAACTCGTCGTTACGCTTTCTTCAACGGCCAACCGAGATGGATTCGATCTTCAACTCTAACTTACGCTCTCTCACCTGATTACACAATCGAATACCTAACTCCATCAGAAATCCGCAAGGTAATCCGACGATCGTTCTCGCGGTGGTCTGCTGTGATTCCGTTGAACTTCACTGAATCCTCCGATTACGAATCGTCAGATATCCGAATCGGATTCTTCCGCGGAGATCACGGTGACGGAGAGGCGTTCGACGGAGTACTAGGCGTTTTGGCGCACGCGTTTTCACCGGAAAACGGAAGGCTACACTTAGATGCGGCGGAGCGGTGGGCGGTGGATTTCGAGAAGGAGAAATCGAAAGTGGCAGTGGATTTGGAATCGGTTGTAACGCATGAGATTGGGCATGTTCTTGGACTGGCTCATTCTACAGTGAAGGAATCTGTGATGTATCCGAGTTTGAGTCCGAGAGGGAAGAAAGTTGATCTTAGGATTGATGATGTTGAAGGAATTCAGGTTTTGTATggtacaaaccctaatttcaaattgaaatcctTCTTGGAATCTGAAAAATCTATTGACAGTGGATCATCTTCTTCAAATGATGctaatttcttcttcttgttggtCTTCTACTTGTTGATTTTGGTTTGGTCTCTGTTTTCCTGA